From Lolium perenne isolate Kyuss_39 chromosome 5, Kyuss_2.0, whole genome shotgun sequence, a single genomic window includes:
- the LOC127299666 gene encoding probable L-ascorbate peroxidase 6, chloroplastic/mitochondrial yields the protein MAVHHLLRRGISGGSPLHPLRGLFLVSQELGRRPASSAAAGDTTAELKSAREDVKQLLKDKSCHPILVRLGWHDSGTYDKSISEWPKCGGANGSLRFEIELKHAANAGLVNALKLIQTIKDKYAGVTYADLFQLASATAIEEAGGPKIPMIYGRVDVSAPEQCPPEGRLPAAGPPSPAEHLREVFYRMGLNDKEIVALSGAHTLGRSRPERSGWGKPETKYTKNGPGAPGGQSWTSQWLKFDNSYFKDVKERRDEDLLVLPTDAVLFEDPAFKIYAEKYAEDQDTFFEDYAEAHAKLSNLGSKFDPPKGVSLD from the exons ATGGCcgtccaccacctcctccgccgCGGGATCTCTGGCGGATCTCCCCTCCACCCTCTCCGCGGCCTCTTCCTCGTATCGCAG GAGCTCGGGCGGCGTCCGGCGAGCTCGGCTGCGGCTGGAGATACGACGGCTGAGCTCAAGAGCGCGCGGGAGGACGTCAAGCAGCTGCTCAAGGACAAGTCCTGTCATCCCATCCTG GTTCGGTTGGGCTGGCACGATTCTGGGACTTATGACAAGAGCATTAGCGAGTGGCCCAAGTGTGGTGGAGCTAATGGTAGCTTGAGATTTGAAATCGAGTTAAAGCATGCGGCCAATGCTG GTCTTGTGAATGCTTTGAAGCTGATTCAGACCATCAAGGACAAATATGCAGGTGTTACTTATGCTGATCTGTTCCAGCTTGCCAGTGCTACAGCCATTGAG GAAGCTGGTGGCCCCAAAATCCCCATGATCTATGGAAGGGTTGATGTTTCGGCCCCTGAACAATGCCCACCAGAGGGAAGACTCCCTG CTGCTGGCCCTCCTTCCCCTGCTGAACATTTACGGGAGGTATTCTACAGAATGGGTCTGAATGACAAG GAAATTGTTGCACTGTCAGGAGCACACACACTTGGACGGTCAAGACCAGAGCGTAGTGGCTGGGGTAAACCAGAAACAAAATACACT AAAAATGGACCTGGTGCACCTGGGGGGCAGTCTTGGACATCTCAGTGGCTCAAGTTTGATAACAGCTACTTCAAG GATGTGAAAGAGCGACGAGACGAGGACCTCCTTGTTCTGCCTACTGATGCTGTACTCTTTGAGGATCCAGCATTCAAG ATTTATGCTGAAAAGTATGCCGAGGATCAAGATACATTTTTCGAGGACTACGCGGAAGCTCATGCTAAACTGAGCAATCTTGGGTCTAAGTTTGATCCTCCAAAG GGTGTATCACTTGACTAG
- the LOC127299665 gene encoding aldehyde dehydrogenase family 3 member H1 has product MEESRAAAVQELRARFAAGQTRPAEWRAKQLRGVLRMATEMEAEICDALYADVGKPETEAHVHEISLVKSSCLFALKNLKKWMKPKKVHARLMTFPSTARITKEPLGVVLVISAWNYPLLLSLDPVIGAIAAGNAVVLKPSEVAPATSSLLAELLPRYVDSTCIKVVEGGVSETSALLELKWDKIFYTGNSKVGRMVLASAAKHLTPVVLELGGKCPVVVDSNINLHVTAKRIAAGKWGCNNGQACIAPDFIITTESFAPKLLEALKKVLEKFYGKDPLLSEDLSRVVTPNHFNRLLDLMDDEMVSDKIVFGGQRDEQKLKIAPTIFLDVPLDSAMMKEEIFGPLLPIITVEKIHESFGLINSMTKPLAAYLFTRDSKLQKQFESTISAGGMILNDTSVHLTNPHLPFGGVGESGTGSYHGRFTFDAFSHGKAVLHRGFGGEAKARYPPYSSAKLKILKGVLAGKLGAHIQAILGFPRGK; this is encoded by the exons ATGGAGGAGTCCAGGGCGGCGGCTGTGCAGGAGCTCCGTGCGAGGTTCGCGGCGGGGCAGACGCGGCCGGCGGAGTGGCGGGCGAAGCAGCTGCGCGGGGTGCTGCGGATGGCGACGGAGATGGAGGCGGAGATATGCGACGCCCTCTACGCCGACGTCGGCAAGCCCGAGACCGAAGCGCACGTCCACGAG ATATCTCTGGTCAAGTCGTCGTGCTTGTTTGCCTTGAAGAATCTCAAGAAATGGATGAAACCCAAGAAG GTTCATGCAAGGCTCATGACTTTTCCCTCGACGGCCAGGATTACAAAGGAGCCCCTCGGTGTTGTACTCGTCATCTCTGCCTGGAACTACCCTCTCC TGTTGTCCCTCGACCCCGTCATCGGGGCGATCGCAGCGGGCAACGCCGTTGTGCTGAAGCCGTCCGAGGTCGCGCCGGCCACGTCATCGCTGCTTGCCGAGCTCCTGCCACGATACGTCGACAGCACCTGCATCAAGGTTGTCGAGGGCGGCGTCTCCGAGACGAGTGCGCTCCTTGAGCTGAAGTGGGACAAGATCTTCTATACAG GCAATAGTAAAGTAGGACGCATGGTATTGGCCTCGGCGGCAAAGCACCTGACGCCGGTCGTCTTAGAGCTTGGCGGAAAATGCCCGGTGGTCGTCGATTCGAACATCAATCTCCAT GTTACTGCAAAGAGGATAGCTGCGGGCAAGTGGGGTTGCAACAATGGCCAGGCCTGCATTGCTCCTGATTTCATCATAACCACCGAGTCTTTTGCCCCAAAGCTG CTCGAGGCTTTAAAGAAAGTTTTGGAGAAGTTCTATGGGAAGGATCCGTTGCTATCAGAGGATTTGTCACGTGTCGTGACCCCGAACCATTTCAACAGACTCCTGGACTTGATGGACGACGAGATGGTCTCGGACAAGATTGTGTTTGGTGGTCAGAGGGATGAACAAAAGCT GAAGATCGCCCCCACAATCTTCCTAGATGTCCCACTCGATTCCGCTATGATGAAGGAGGAAATATTCGGGCCATTGCTTCCTATCATCACG GTTGAAAAGATCCACGAGAGCTTTGGTCTCATCAACTCCATGACTAAGCCACTTGCAGCCTACCTCTTCACCAGGGACAGCAAGCTCCAGAAGCAGTTCGAGAGTACCATTTCTGCAGGAGGAATGATCCTAAACGACACCAGCGTACAT CTCACCAATCCTCACCTGCCATTTGGAGGTGTTGGTGAAAGCGGCACAGGCTCCTATCATGGGAGATTCACCTTTGATGCTTTCAGCCACGGGAAGGCGGTTTTGCACCGAGGCTTCGGCGGGGAGGCAAAGGCCAGGTACCCACCGTACTCGTCGGCAAAGCTCAAGATACTCAAGGGTGTGCTTGCGGGCAAGCTGGGAGCCCATATTCAGGCTATCCTGGGGTTCCCAAGAGGAAAATGA